From Hippoglossus stenolepis isolate QCI-W04-F060 chromosome 19, HSTE1.2, whole genome shotgun sequence, the proteins below share one genomic window:
- the trim55b gene encoding tripartite motif-containing protein 55b has protein sequence MNTMENLEKQLICPICLEMFTKPVVILPCQHNLCRKCANDVFQASNPYLPTRSGSLTSGGRFRCPSCRHEVVLDRHGVYGLQRNLLVENIIDMFKQESSSSKPAPERTEEASPMCDVHKEEKINIYCVTHGVPTCSMCKVFGDHKDCEVAPISSVYQTKKTELSDGITMMVGNNDRMQGIISQLEEACRVVEENGRRQKTLVCERFDQLYSVLEEKKKEMSQKVTVEQEEKVNYIRGLTRKYGDHLEESCKTVEMGIQTMEEPEMALFLQNTKPLLEKIAVASSTAHLDKVERGYENMDHYTVEFKREGMALRSIDFIQDEDDEDDLDEDGEAGAEEGDGAQTVSGGSAVAAASVQPPPPQQINPSPSVAKSPAST, from the exons ATGAACACCAtggagaacctggagaagcAGCTGATCTGTCCCATATGCCTGGAAATGTTTACAAAGCCCGTGGTCATCCTGCCGTGCCAACACAACCTCTGCAGGAAATGTGCCAACGATGTCTTCCAG GCATCGAACCCGTACCTTCCAACAAGAAGTGGCTCATTGACGTCAGGTGGCCGCTTCCGATGCCCCTCCTGCCGGCACGAGGTGGTTCTGGACAGGCACGGTGTTTACGGGCTGCAGAGGAACCTGCTCGTCGAGAATATCATTGATATGTTCAAGCAGGAGTCAAGCAG CAGCAAGCCAGCGCCGGAGAGGACGGAAGAGGCGTCGCCCATGTGCGATGTCCACAAGGAAGAGAAGATCAATATTTACTGTGTGACCCACGGTGTGCCCACATGCTCCATGTGTAAGGTGTTCGGAGATCACAAAGACTGTGAGGTGGCACCTATCAGCAGCGTTTACCAGACGAAGAAG ACAGAGCTGAGTGACGGGATCACCATGATGGTCGGGAACAATGACAGGATGCAGGGCATTATCAGTCAGCTAGAGGAAGCCTGTCGTGTCGTAGAG GAGAACGGACGGAGGCAGAAGACTCTGGTTTGCGAGAGGTTTGATCAGTTGTACTCCgtcctggaggagaagaagaaggagatgagTCAAAAGGTGACGGTCGAGCAGGAAGAGAAGGTGAACTACATCCGGGGCCTGACCAGGAAGTACGGAGACCACCTGGAGGAGAGCTGTAAGACTGTGGAGATGGGGATCCAGACCATGGAGGAGCCAGAGATGGCCTTATTCCTGCAG AACACAAAGCCTCTCCTCGAAAA GATTGCAGTAGCATCCAGCACGGCACACTTGGATAAAGTTGAGCGCGGCTATGAGAACATGGATCACTACACCGTCGAGTTCAAGAGGGAGGGGATGGCCCTGCGCAGCATCGACTTCATCCAAG ATGAGGACGACGAGGACGATCTGGATGAGGACGGAGAAGCAGGCGCCGAGGAAGGAGACGGGGCCCAGACTGTTTCTGGAGGCAGTGCTGTCGCAGCCGCCTCAGTCcagcctcctccccctcagcaGATAAACCCCTCCCCCAGCGTGGCGAAGAGCCCTGCGTCAACTTAG